In Lysobacter firmicutimachus, one genomic interval encodes:
- a CDS encoding LysE family translocator, whose protein sequence is MFDAATLAAYLVAAAVLVLIPGPGTAWIVAQSAAGGTARGVQAAFGLETATLIHALAAGLGLSALLATSALAFEVLKYAGAAYLIWLGIKAWRSGEAAASEPAAAAPVSARGVYLRSVLTGVLNPKVALFFLAFLPQFVHPERGMVWLQFLILGALLSLIGLLNSLLLSFAVGRFGRRFAGRGGRWKERLTGSVFILLGLRLAVQQRG, encoded by the coding sequence ATTCCGGGACCGGGCACGGCCTGGATCGTCGCCCAGAGCGCCGCCGGCGGCACCGCGCGCGGGGTCCAGGCCGCGTTCGGCCTGGAGACCGCGACCCTGATCCATGCGCTGGCCGCCGGCCTGGGCCTGTCGGCGCTGCTGGCGACCTCGGCGCTGGCCTTCGAAGTGCTCAAGTACGCCGGCGCGGCCTATCTGATCTGGCTCGGCATCAAGGCCTGGCGCAGCGGCGAAGCGGCCGCCTCCGAGCCGGCCGCCGCGGCGCCGGTGTCGGCGCGCGGGGTGTATCTGCGTTCGGTCCTGACCGGGGTGCTGAACCCCAAGGTGGCGCTGTTCTTCCTCGCCTTCCTGCCCCAGTTCGTGCATCCCGAGCGCGGCATGGTCTGGCTGCAGTTCCTGATCCTGGGCGCGCTGCTGTCGCTGATCGGGCTGCTCAACAGCCTGCTCCTGAGCTTCGCCGTCGGCCGCTTCGGTCGCCGCTTCGCCGGCCGCGGCGGGCGCTGGAAGGAGCGCCTGACCGGCAGCGTGTTCATCCTGCTCGGCCTGCGCCTGGCCGTGCAGCAGCGCGGCTGA
- a CDS encoding tellurite resistance TerB family protein, with product MKTQGFLDQLLKTAQSSLGGAGGLEGLLGGGKPPARYEQRSEAREDTRGLLNADFGKGALTGGALGLLLGHKKLRKHAGKIALYGGVAALGVLAYKAYGDYKRQQGDAGIDPQTVDRLPPPQAEQHSQAILKALVAASKADGHIDAREREVIEGEFVRIDGDPELRRWLHEELEKPLDPAEVAHAASGPEVAAEMYLASLLAADEQSFMERAYLDELARQLKIDDALKARLEQQLRDAQG from the coding sequence ATGAAGACCCAGGGCTTTCTCGACCAGTTGCTCAAGACCGCACAAAGCAGCCTGGGCGGCGCCGGCGGCCTGGAGGGACTGCTTGGCGGCGGCAAGCCGCCGGCGCGCTACGAGCAACGCAGCGAAGCCCGCGAGGACACGCGTGGTCTGCTCAACGCCGACTTCGGCAAAGGCGCCCTGACCGGCGGCGCGCTCGGCTTGCTGCTGGGGCACAAGAAGCTGCGCAAGCATGCCGGCAAGATCGCCCTGTACGGCGGCGTCGCCGCGCTCGGCGTGCTGGCCTATAAGGCCTACGGCGACTACAAGCGCCAGCAGGGCGATGCCGGCATCGATCCGCAGACCGTCGACCGCCTGCCGCCGCCGCAGGCCGAGCAACACAGCCAGGCCATACTCAAGGCCCTGGTCGCCGCGTCCAAGGCCGACGGCCACATCGACGCGCGCGAACGCGAGGTGATCGAAGGCGAGTTCGTGCGCATCGACGGCGATCCGGAACTGCGCCGCTGGCTGCACGAGGAACTAGAAAAGCCGCTCGACCCGGCCGAGGTCGCGCACGCCGCGAGCGGCCCGGAAGTCGCCGCGGAAATGTACCTGGCCAGCCTGCTCGCCGCCGACGAACAGAGCTTCATGGAGCGCGCCTATCTCGACGAACTGGCGCGCCAGTTGAAGATCGACGACGCGTTGAAGGCGCGCCTGGAGCAGCAACTGCGCGACGCGCAGGGCTAA